One region of Bacillus pumilus genomic DNA includes:
- a CDS encoding RsbT co-antagonist protein RsbRA yields the protein MSNHIVLAFARKHQKELENEWTDILKRLGEKETDMMLNDKMYETICSEYVQLIITSLSEGYSEDFEEKVQNFALKIVQMGISLKLLANGLTEIRTHLYEKMNDDKDTTQESHDLIWQIDRFITPIHNEILNQYSISWEKTVSLQKMALQELSAPLIPVFEHITVMPLVGTIDTDRAKKIMENLLNGVVKHRSQVVLIDITGVPVVDTMVAHHIIQASEAVRLVGAKCLLVGIRPEIAQTIVNLGIDLSQVTTKNTLQKGIQTALEMTNRKIVSLEG from the coding sequence ATGTCGAATCATATCGTGTTAGCTTTTGCAAGAAAGCATCAAAAGGAATTAGAAAATGAGTGGACGGACATTTTAAAACGACTCGGAGAAAAAGAAACGGACATGATGCTGAACGACAAAATGTATGAAACCATCTGTTCGGAATATGTTCAACTGATCATTACATCTCTTTCAGAGGGGTATAGTGAGGATTTTGAAGAAAAAGTGCAAAATTTTGCTTTAAAAATTGTTCAAATGGGTATATCACTTAAGTTACTGGCAAACGGTCTAACGGAAATCCGTACACATTTATATGAAAAAATGAACGATGACAAAGATACAACACAAGAAAGTCATGACCTCATTTGGCAAATCGATCGATTCATCACACCCATCCATAACGAGATCTTAAACCAGTACTCCATCTCATGGGAAAAAACCGTCAGCCTTCAAAAAATGGCGCTACAGGAACTTTCTGCCCCGCTTATTCCTGTATTTGAGCACATCACCGTCATGCCACTTGTTGGAACAATTGATACAGATCGTGCGAAAAAAATTATGGAGAATCTGCTCAATGGTGTCGTCAAACATCGCTCACAGGTCGTCTTGATTGATATCACGGGGGTACCTGTCGTGGATACAATGGTGGCCCACCATATCATTCAAGCGTCAGAGGCTGTAAGATTAGTAGGAGCGAAGTGTTTACTTGTCGGTATTCGCCCAGAAATAGCCCAAACGATCGTTAACCTTGGAATTGATTTATCTCAGGTTACAACAAAGAATACCCTTCAAAAAGGAATTCAAACTGCTTTGGAAATGACAAATCGAAAAATTGTTTCATTGGAGGGATAA
- the rsbS gene encoding RsbT antagonist protein RsbS encodes MRNHPKIPILKLYNCLLISIQWELDDQTALHFQEDLLNKIHETGANGVVIDLTSVDMIDSFIAKVLGDVITMSKLMGAKVVLTGIQPAVAVTLIELGISLEEIQTALDLEQGLETLKRELGE; translated from the coding sequence TTGAGAAATCACCCGAAGATTCCAATCTTAAAATTATATAATTGTCTTCTGATCTCAATACAGTGGGAGCTTGATGATCAAACAGCTCTTCACTTTCAAGAAGACTTACTGAATAAAATTCATGAAACAGGAGCAAACGGTGTTGTCATTGACTTAACATCCGTCGATATGATTGATTCATTTATCGCAAAGGTATTAGGCGATGTGATCACCATGTCCAAGCTCATGGGGGCAAAAGTTGTATTAACAGGAATACAGCCGGCAGTCGCTGTGACGCTTATTGAACTTGGTATATCGCTGGAAGAAATTCAAACAGCACTAGATCTTGAACAAGGGCTTGAGACACTGAAGCGGGAATTGGGGGAATAG
- a CDS encoding anti-sigma regulatory factor yields MKDQSCVKILTEWDIVAARQLGRNVAKELGFGTVDQARITTAISELARNIYLYAGKGQICIEEVMERGKRGLKVIAADEGPGIMDIRKVMEDGFSTSGGLGAGLPGVRRLMDEFKLDSAPEQGTEIQAVKWLR; encoded by the coding sequence ATGAAAGACCAATCCTGTGTGAAAATATTGACGGAATGGGATATAGTCGCAGCAAGACAATTGGGGCGCAATGTTGCAAAAGAACTTGGTTTTGGAACAGTTGACCAAGCAAGAATTACGACGGCCATTTCAGAATTAGCTCGAAACATCTATTTATACGCTGGTAAAGGTCAGATTTGTATAGAAGAAGTGATGGAGCGCGGAAAGCGTGGACTCAAAGTCATCGCAGCCGATGAGGGGCCTGGCATCATGGATATACGTAAAGTGATGGAAGACGGATTTTCTACATCAGGCGGACTCGGAGCAGGCTTGCCGGGCGTCAGAAGACTGATGGATGAATTTAAATTAGATTCTGCACCAGAACAAGGAACGGAGATACAAGCTGTTAAGTGGCTTCGCTAG
- the ndoA gene encoding type II toxin-antitoxin system endoribonuclease NdoA, translating to MIVKRGDVYFADLSPVVGSEQGGVRPVLVIQNDIGNRFSPTAIVAAITAQIQKAKLPTHVEINAKRYGFERDSVILLEQIRTIDKQRLTDKITHLDDEMMEKVDEALQVSLALIDF from the coding sequence TTGATTGTTAAACGCGGTGATGTTTACTTTGCTGATTTATCTCCTGTTGTTGGCTCCGAGCAGGGCGGGGTTCGCCCGGTATTGGTGATTCAAAATGACATTGGAAATCGCTTTAGCCCGACTGCTATCGTTGCAGCCATAACAGCCCAAATACAAAAAGCGAAATTACCGACTCACGTCGAAATTAATGCAAAGCGCTACGGCTTTGAACGAGATTCTGTCATTCTTTTGGAACAGATTCGTACAATTGATAAACAAAGATTGACAGATAAAATCACACATCTTGATGATGAGATGATGGAGAAGGTTGATGAAGCCTTACAAGTTAGTTTGGCTCTTATTGATTTTTAA